Proteins co-encoded in one Nicotiana sylvestris chromosome 7, ASM39365v2, whole genome shotgun sequence genomic window:
- the LOC104221006 gene encoding uncharacterized protein has protein sequence MEVTNNSQVVKVSTLEEKTCVLWVNNRTSGWQKTVAKVFKNVYGIRNCRMNGDGMIEVSGNMDPKVLLKRLGKAELCWFQFGECSSNLFITQSDYYRQGYYYGGQLDLDGRFLHYRDQFNPQLRRRSNKNYHDNYYYYDTEYECTVAAQARERRRRTLMASIADNGVSSCCLM, from the exons ATGGAGGTTACAAACAATTCTCAAGTGGTTAAAGTTTCAACCTTGGAAGAAAAG ACTTGCGTTTTGTGGGTTAACAATCGCACTTCAGGATGGCAAAAAACCGTGGCGAAAGTCTTCAAAAATGTCTATG GTATCAGAAATTGTAGAATGAATGGAGATGGGATGATTGAAGTGTCAGGAAATATGGATCCAAAAGTACTACTAAAAAGGCTAGGAAAAGCAGAGTTATGTTGGTTTCAATTTGGAGAATGTTCAAGTAATCTTTTTATTACCCAATCTGATTACTATAGACAAGGATACTATTATGGAGGACAATTAGATTTAGATGGTAGGTTTCTTCATTATAGAGATCAGTTTAATCCTCAATTAAGACGACGTTCAAATAAAAATTACCAtgacaattattattattatgatacTGAATATGAATGCACTGTGGCGGCACAAGCACGGGAACGACGTCGTCGGACTTTGATGGCGTCAATAGCCGATAACGGCGTCTCCTCTTGCTGTTTGATGTAA